GAGCGGATGACCCCGGTCCGACACCGACGACTTCAGCGGCAACGATTTAAACGTACTATCTTTATATACGGGATGGAGGCACCCTTGTCAAACAATTGACCGGGTGCAGTCGAATGAATGCCGTTCGGGAAGGCCTTCTCACTGGAGGTTGGCCTGGACAGGTCCAGGCGGATAGATCATATCTTTCTCGACAAAGTGGGGGGCGGTGACATAAGCTGAGGGCGTGACCACCAAAAGCCTCAGTCGCCGCCACCTGGTGCAGTCGGAACTGACGCGTCGGATCGTAACCGGACACGTCCCCCCCCTCTCACGGCTTCCGAAGGAGGCCGAACTGGCCGAAGAGTTCGACGTGAGCCGCGTCGTGATCCGCGAAGCGATGAAGGTGCTGGCCGAAAAAGGACTGATCGAGATTCAGCAGGGCCGCGGCACCACCGTCAACCCCGCCCATCGCTGGAACCCCATGGACCCGCAGGTCCTGATGCACCTCGGCCGGGGCTCGTCCTTCTACACCGTCCAGGCCGAACTCCTGGAAGCCCGCATGGTCTTCGAGGTCAAGCTGGCCGGGCTGGCGGCCACCCGCATGAGCGACCGCGACCTGGGTCACATGGAGTCGCTGCTGCGCACCATGGATCAGTACCTGGACGACCCCGACCGATTCTCCGAACTCGACGCGGAATTTCACGTCGCCCTGATCCAGGGCGGAAAAAACGCCATCCTGGCCAAACTGCTGGAGCCGGTGCATGAACTGCTCAAGGTCGGGTTCCAGCAGACGATTCTCAAGCCTGGCGCAGCCCAGCAGGCCCAGGTCTTCCACTGGGCCATCTACGACGGCCTCAAACGGCGTGATCCTGCGGCCACGCAGGACGCCGTTCAGCGGCACCTGATCCGCGCCCAGGAGAACCTCCAGGCCCTGGGTGACTGGCTCAATCCCGTGCGGGAGGACGGCACCGCCTGAGCGCGAGGCCCGGTAGGGAAGCGAAACGAGTGAAGCCCTCCGTCATTCCCCGGGGAGAGCCCCACTCACCGGCATCAGGGTGGGAAGCGGCCGGGCGCCGTGCGCTGAGGACCGGGCACAAGGCGGCCACGCCAGGTGGGCCCGGGGTCCTGCGACCCTCAGGACTGCGGACACACGGCTCAAATCGTGCAGCGCCATACACCGGCCAGCTTCACTTCCGTGGATGGTCACGGGTGATGACGCGGGCCAAAGGGACCGGGCACGGGGTTTCAAACGAATGCGGGCCGGCCGCGTCTGGCCGTGAAAAGCTTGACGCCTGAGACGGCGCGTCGCCTCTTTGGGCGTCAGGCGCCCTGTTGGAGCCTCACCAGCTTCGGAATCGTGAAGCCAAAGGTCGCGCCCCCGCCCACGCTGCCGTGCGCCCAGACGCGCCCGCCGTGCCGCGTGACAATGCGCTTCACGGTCGCCAGCCCGATGCCCGCGCCCGCGAACTCCTTCTGGGTGTGCAGGCGCTGAAACGCGCTGAACAGCTTCCCCGCGTACTGCGGATCGAAGCCCACGCCAGTGTCCCGCACGAACAGGGCCCATTCCTGCGGCCGCTCCTCCACCCAGACGTGCACCTGCACCTCACCTCTGCCGTCGCTGTACTTCACGGCGTTTTCCAGCAGATGCGACACCACCTGCTGGAGCGTGGCCGCGTCACCCTGAATG
This is a stretch of genomic DNA from Deinococcus ficus. It encodes these proteins:
- a CDS encoding FadR/GntR family transcriptional regulator gives rise to the protein MTTKSLSRRHLVQSELTRRIVTGHVPPLSRLPKEAELAEEFDVSRVVIREAMKVLAEKGLIEIQQGRGTTVNPAHRWNPMDPQVLMHLGRGSSFYTVQAELLEARMVFEVKLAGLAATRMSDRDLGHMESLLRTMDQYLDDPDRFSELDAEFHVALIQGGKNAILAKLLEPVHELLKVGFQQTILKPGAAQQAQVFHWAIYDGLKRRDPAATQDAVQRHLIRAQENLQALGDWLNPVREDGTA